In a genomic window of Streptomyces sp. SJL17-4:
- a CDS encoding DoxX family protein, with protein sequence MSAVVVVTVLTAGWVGFSGHSLLRRAQFVVEPLAQYGVPRPWWTPLGVAKVAGAAGLLIGPAVHVIGLLSAATAAAPRPS encoded by the coding sequence ATGTCCGCCGTCGTCGTCGTCACCGTCCTGACCGCCGGCTGGGTCGGCTTCTCCGGCCATTCCCTGCTGCGCAGGGCCCAGTTCGTCGTGGAACCCCTCGCCCAGTACGGGGTGCCCAGACCCTGGTGGACCCCGCTCGGGGTGGCCAAGGTCGCTGGCGCGGCCGGCCTGCTGATCGGGCCGGCGGTACATGTGATCGGGCTGCTGTCCGCAGCCACTGCCGCCGCACCGCGACCCTCCTGA
- a CDS encoding dihydrodipicolinate synthase family protein yields MFHGLSAFPLTPTDEDGIDTTAYAALVARLATAGVDSVGALGSTGGYAYLTREERAHALKIAVDAADGTPVMAGIGALRTSHVLTLAEDAQKAGASAVLLAPMTYQPLTEDEVFGLYEDVTRELSVPLCVYDNPGTTRVQFSDELHGRIAQLPNVGSIKIPGVPDDPAQAKDRIDALRALIPDTVTIGVSGDWMAAHGLNAGCDVWYSVLGGTFPLTTLALTRAAQAGDAASATELSDSLEPLWALFRRHGSLRVMSAAASHLGLTGEPNLPRPLRGLDEAARQDVAEALDALGLAG; encoded by the coding sequence ATGTTCCACGGCCTCAGCGCCTTCCCGCTCACGCCCACCGACGAGGACGGCATCGACACCACGGCGTACGCCGCGCTCGTCGCCCGCCTCGCCACCGCCGGCGTGGACTCCGTCGGTGCGCTGGGCTCCACCGGCGGCTACGCCTACCTCACCCGCGAGGAGCGCGCCCACGCCCTGAAGATCGCGGTCGACGCCGCCGACGGGACCCCTGTCATGGCGGGCATCGGCGCGCTGCGCACCTCGCACGTCCTCACCCTGGCCGAGGACGCCCAGAAGGCCGGAGCCTCCGCCGTGCTGCTCGCCCCGATGACGTATCAGCCGCTCACCGAGGACGAGGTGTTCGGCCTGTACGAGGACGTCACCCGCGAGCTGTCGGTGCCGTTGTGCGTGTACGACAACCCGGGCACGACACGTGTGCAGTTCAGCGACGAACTGCACGGCCGGATCGCTCAGTTGCCGAACGTCGGCTCGATCAAGATCCCGGGTGTCCCTGACGATCCGGCGCAGGCCAAGGACCGGATCGACGCGTTGCGGGCGCTGATCCCCGACACGGTCACCATCGGTGTCAGCGGCGACTGGATGGCCGCCCATGGCCTCAACGCCGGGTGCGATGTCTGGTACTCGGTGCTCGGCGGTACCTTCCCGCTGACCACGCTCGCCCTGACCCGCGCTGCTCAGGCCGGTGACGCCGCTTCCGCCACGGAGCTGTCCGACTCCCTCGAGCCGCTGTGGGCCCTGTTCCGCCGCCACGGCAGCCTGCGGGTCATGTCCGCCGCCGCCTCTCACCTCGGGCTGACGGGCGAGCCGAACCTGCCGCGCCCGCTGCGCGGGCTGGACGAGGCCGCACGTCAGGACGTGGCCGAAGCGCTGGACGCACTCGGACTCGCCGGCTGA
- a CDS encoding aminotransferase class I/II-fold pyridoxal phosphate-dependent enzyme produces the protein MAIAGTTAAEIAGSVRDQVASGALAPRAMLPPVRALAAELGVNRNTVALAYRRLVEAGVAETRGRGGTVISAVPQLAREGVGVGGGSVDLASGNPDPELLPDILAAARSGHYRQPLYGMPAVDEELAAWASADFAEDIEQPFRTLVAHGAVDATERLLNAHLTRGDMVAVEDPCFLASIGTLRLNGYKSAPVQVDGAGMRPDALRAALEGGARAVVCTPRAHNPTGASLTEERAAELRTVLADHPQVLVIEDDHFSAVSARPYHRITPATTARWALVRSVSKFLGPDLRLALIAADAESATRLEARLSVGTTWVSRLLQHAAHELLVDPGVQELHERARAAYAHRSSLLIQRLHTHGIEVPDRPDGLNIWVELDVDSRSVVQALAERGWAVRPGHLFVRDPSAHQGAIRITSSTITEPKAEAFASELAAVIADLRPVP, from the coding sequence GTGGCGATCGCGGGTACGACCGCGGCGGAGATCGCCGGCAGTGTGCGGGACCAGGTCGCGTCGGGCGCGCTCGCGCCGCGGGCGATGCTGCCGCCGGTGCGGGCGCTCGCCGCCGAGCTGGGAGTGAACCGGAACACCGTCGCCCTGGCATACCGGCGATTGGTGGAGGCCGGGGTGGCCGAGACGCGGGGACGCGGCGGCACGGTGATCTCCGCGGTGCCGCAGCTCGCCCGTGAGGGCGTCGGCGTCGGCGGCGGGTCCGTCGACCTGGCCAGCGGCAACCCTGACCCGGAACTGCTGCCGGACATCCTGGCCGCAGCCCGCAGCGGACACTACCGCCAGCCCCTGTACGGCATGCCCGCCGTCGACGAGGAGCTGGCCGCATGGGCTTCGGCCGACTTCGCCGAGGACATCGAGCAGCCGTTCCGGACGCTGGTCGCGCACGGAGCGGTCGACGCCACCGAACGGCTCCTGAACGCCCACCTCACCCGCGGCGACATGGTGGCGGTCGAGGACCCCTGCTTCCTGGCGAGCATCGGCACGCTACGGCTGAACGGCTACAAGTCCGCACCGGTCCAGGTCGACGGCGCCGGCATGCGTCCTGACGCCCTGCGGGCCGCCCTCGAAGGCGGCGCCCGCGCCGTCGTCTGCACGCCGCGCGCCCATAACCCGACGGGTGCGAGCCTGACCGAGGAACGGGCCGCCGAGCTGCGCACGGTCCTCGCCGACCACCCCCAGGTCCTGGTGATCGAGGACGACCATTTCTCGGCCGTCTCCGCGCGGCCGTACCACCGGATCACCCCTGCGACCACGGCGCGCTGGGCGCTCGTGCGGTCCGTGTCCAAGTTCCTCGGCCCGGACCTGCGTCTTGCCCTGATCGCCGCCGACGCGGAAAGTGCCACACGCCTGGAGGCGCGCTTGAGTGTCGGCACCACCTGGGTCAGCCGCCTCCTGCAACACGCGGCCCACGAACTGCTCGTCGATCCCGGCGTGCAGGAACTCCACGAAAGAGCCCGCGCGGCCTACGCGCACCGCAGCAGCCTGCTCATCCAGCGTCTGCACACCCATGGCATCGAGGTGCCCGACCGGCCCGACGGGCTGAACATCTGGGTCGAACTCGACGTCGACAGCCGATCAGTGGTCCAAGCCCTGGCCGAGCGGGGCTGGGCCGTACGACCCGGCCACCTCTTCGTCCGTGATCCCTCCGCCCATCAAGGCGCGATCCGGATCACCAGCTCCACCATCACCGAGCCGAAGGCCGAGGCATTCGCCTCCGAACTCGCCGCTGTCATCGCCGACTTGCGCCCAGTTCCCTAA
- a CDS encoding DUF2867 domain-containing protein, translating into MASLGGYDHVDAVAVDIPAGTSAAEFARSVLAATPEWVHRLLDLRDKITAPLGLHSQERVAVPDIRIESGRKLGPILVRSVSEEEVLGGEDDKHLDFRASFAVRPSASGGLEGVFTTVIRFHNLAGRLYFKAIQPFHNLIIPRLVAGGIRK; encoded by the coding sequence GTGGCGAGTCTCGGCGGCTACGACCACGTGGACGCGGTGGCCGTGGACATCCCCGCGGGCACCAGCGCCGCCGAGTTCGCCCGCAGCGTCCTCGCCGCAACCCCGGAGTGGGTACACCGGCTCCTGGACCTGCGCGACAAGATCACGGCGCCCTTAGGGCTCCACTCCCAGGAGCGCGTCGCCGTACCGGACATCCGGATCGAGTCCGGCCGGAAGCTGGGGCCCATCCTGGTGCGGTCGGTCAGCGAGGAAGAGGTTCTGGGCGGAGAGGACGACAAGCACCTCGACTTCCGTGCCTCTTTCGCGGTGCGCCCGTCTGCATCCGGCGGGCTGGAAGGCGTGTTCACCACGGTCATCCGGTTCCACAATCTGGCCGGACGCCTGTACTTCAAGGCGATCCAGCCCTTCCACAATCTGATCATCCCCCGCCTTGTCGCCGGTGGCATCCGTAAGTGA
- a CDS encoding transposase has translation MRADAGYQGLGAQSGAQSGGRVVTPPHHKFKKNAPDWHEEIHERQRKAHSSRRIRVEPGIAHPKNWRALARHLGRHERMSDTV, from the coding sequence GTGAGGGCTGACGCCGGCTACCAGGGCCTCGGCGCCCAATCCGGCGCCCAGTCCGGCGGACGCGTGGTGACACCACCACACCACAAGTTCAAGAAGAACGCCCCGGACTGGCACGAGGAGATCCACGAGCGACAGCGCAAGGCACACTCCTCACGCCGTATCCGGGTCGAGCCGGGCATCGCTCACCCGAAGAACTGGCGGGCCCTGGCCCGGCACCTCGGCCGCCACGAACGCATGAGCGACACCGTTTAA
- a CDS encoding dihydrofolate reductase family protein: MSELLVDFITSLDGYASGEGWPGFWGLEGPEYLAWLGGQPEVTYLMGANTYRLMSGFAAGEVQNGQDEFRPEEEASVDELTQASKVVFSSSLEEPLTWANSTLVRDDAVEAVRAMKASGSGLLSTIGSLSLCRSLLRAGLVDRFRVVMFPVITGATGEERIYDGYPDVALEMIEHRTFDGRIQLVEYKPRVLEHPPLGAPA; the protein is encoded by the coding sequence ATGTCGGAGCTTCTCGTCGACTTCATCACCTCCCTCGACGGCTACGCATCGGGAGAGGGATGGCCCGGATTCTGGGGTCTCGAGGGCCCGGAGTACCTTGCATGGCTCGGCGGTCAGCCCGAGGTCACCTACCTGATGGGAGCGAACACCTACCGCCTGATGTCGGGCTTCGCCGCCGGCGAGGTCCAGAACGGCCAAGACGAATTCAGGCCCGAAGAAGAGGCGTCCGTCGACGAGCTCACGCAGGCGTCCAAGGTGGTGTTCTCCTCCTCACTCGAGGAGCCACTGACGTGGGCCAACTCCACGCTCGTCCGCGACGACGCCGTCGAGGCCGTCCGCGCCATGAAGGCGAGTGGCTCGGGGCTCCTCAGCACGATCGGCAGTCTCAGCCTGTGTCGGTCCCTGCTACGAGCCGGACTCGTCGACCGCTTCCGGGTCGTGATGTTCCCGGTGATCACCGGGGCCACGGGCGAAGAACGCATCTACGACGGCTACCCGGACGTCGCCCTCGAGATGATCGAGCACCGCACCTTCGACGGCCGCATTCAGCTGGTCGAGTACAAGCCCCGCGTGCTCGAGCACCCGCCACTCGGCGCCCCCGCGTGA
- a CDS encoding DUF3253 domain-containing protein has translation MNHRSALDTVKGQGVQRYEARALMEPARVAARHLVDEGEVEITQRGHPVAPGKARGPIRIRRAR, from the coding sequence GTGAACCACCGGTCGGCACTCGATACCGTGAAGGGCCAGGGGGTCCAGCGGTACGAGGCGCGCGCTCTGATGGAGCCTGCCCGAGTCGCGGCCCGCCACCTGGTCGACGAGGGCGAGGTGGAGATCACTCAGCGCGGCCACCCCGTCGCACCGGGCAAGGCTCGGGGCCCGATCCGCATCCGACGGGCCCGATGA
- a CDS encoding alpha/beta hydrolase, which yields MANFVLIAGARLGSWAWDDVVPHLRAAGHGVYPLTLSGLAEKQGAPAGQQTHVQDIVDEVERQDLHDVVLVGHSYSGIPSGQAAGRIGDRLVQVVFLDSSVPADGEPFVSAWPDGGAMMRASIAANGGFWPVAPAAHFEGHGLTDDQIARIVGGSTPHPGATLTEAAVLERPLGDLPAIYIKCTLGDPEPSDDVAKLLTDGRWRLIEMDTGHWPMFSQPRELARILIGIAEA from the coding sequence ATGGCGAACTTTGTGCTGATTGCCGGTGCGCGACTCGGATCGTGGGCGTGGGACGATGTGGTGCCGCACCTGCGTGCGGCCGGCCATGGCGTGTACCCGCTGACGCTGTCCGGCCTCGCTGAGAAGCAGGGCGCGCCGGCCGGGCAGCAGACCCACGTCCAAGACATTGTTGATGAGGTCGAACGCCAGGATCTGCACGACGTCGTCCTGGTAGGTCACAGCTACTCGGGTATTCCAAGCGGTCAGGCCGCCGGGCGGATCGGCGACCGGCTGGTGCAAGTGGTCTTCCTTGACTCCAGTGTTCCAGCCGATGGTGAACCGTTCGTCTCCGCTTGGCCGGACGGCGGGGCGATGATGAGGGCATCGATCGCCGCGAACGGCGGATTCTGGCCGGTCGCGCCCGCGGCTCACTTCGAGGGCCACGGTCTCACCGATGACCAGATCGCACGGATCGTGGGCGGTTCGACGCCACACCCGGGCGCCACGCTGACCGAAGCCGCTGTGCTGGAAAGGCCGCTCGGCGACCTCCCGGCGATTTACATCAAGTGCACGCTCGGTGACCCCGAGCCGAGCGACGATGTGGCCAAGCTGCTGACCGACGGGCGCTGGCGGCTGATCGAGATGGACACCGGCCACTGGCCGATGTTCTCCCAGCCACGCGAACTGGCGCGGATCCTCATCGGCATAGCCGAGGCGTGA
- a CDS encoding TerD family protein gives MCRMTHMIKGANAPVPAAPLRVAVGRQSVPGAPTVSAAALLLDAAGAVRGATDIVFHDRPAHPSGAVRHVGTGQGAGQLAEWLEVDLLRVEPDIQRVLIVGSCAAGTFGQVQGLYTQLSTFDGTIVAQYAVTDATAETAFVLGELYRRDGRWRFRAVGQGYEHGLAGLAQDVGGAGAVTAVTAVSPTAPAVPSASPAVPSVSGPVPLAGVGKTGSGVVAPGAPSGPGPDVHRADRVSAGPSPVSDSATYPTSPLSPDSAPAGFVSAHGAGTPAVGTPFEPPSWASDFFAFEPCVYRGKGAKTVTVDLPFPPNGEPVILEARTEEYNFISVKIPGREDDVFLSDLPDHYGRTLMVPNRKGGPLTLKVRNSGAWQLTVLPLSAARPLDFGTITGSGREVFVRTGPAAELKVRAEDPHKGWFQMHYHWGDSPSDLRRPAKRLVYEWNGRRVREKVALPSGPILVTIDKSRHQWELTLDPADPSEPDRGARRVWRR, from the coding sequence ATGTGCCGTATGACGCACATGATCAAGGGGGCGAACGCGCCCGTCCCCGCTGCCCCTCTGCGTGTTGCCGTGGGCCGACAGTCGGTGCCAGGCGCGCCGACCGTGTCAGCCGCGGCCCTTCTGCTCGACGCGGCCGGAGCGGTGCGCGGCGCGACCGACATCGTCTTCCACGACCGGCCCGCCCACCCCTCGGGCGCCGTTCGGCACGTCGGGACGGGACAGGGCGCCGGACAGCTCGCCGAATGGCTTGAGGTGGACCTGCTCCGCGTCGAACCCGACATCCAGCGGGTACTGATAGTCGGATCCTGCGCGGCCGGGACCTTCGGACAGGTCCAGGGCCTCTACACCCAGTTGAGCACGTTCGACGGAACCATCGTCGCGCAGTACGCGGTCACGGACGCCACCGCCGAGACCGCGTTCGTGCTGGGCGAGCTGTACCGGCGCGATGGGAGATGGCGGTTCCGCGCGGTGGGGCAGGGCTACGAGCACGGGCTCGCGGGCCTGGCGCAGGACGTAGGGGGCGCGGGGGCGGTGACGGCGGTGACGGCGGTATCACCAACGGCGCCGGCGGTCCCCTCGGCGTCGCCGGCTGTGCCCTCCGTGTCCGGCCCAGTGCCGCTCGCCGGGGTGGGCAAAACCGGCTCCGGCGTGGTGGCTCCCGGGGCGCCGTCGGGGCCAGGGCCGGATGTGCACAGGGCGGACCGGGTGTCGGCCGGGCCCAGCCCAGTGAGTGATTCCGCGACGTACCCGACCTCACCCCTTTCGCCTGATTCTGCGCCCGCCGGGTTCGTGTCCGCGCACGGCGCCGGGACGCCCGCGGTCGGCACACCCTTCGAGCCCCCGTCCTGGGCATCCGACTTCTTCGCGTTCGAGCCGTGCGTCTACCGCGGCAAGGGCGCGAAGACGGTCACTGTGGACCTGCCGTTTCCGCCCAACGGGGAGCCGGTGATCCTGGAGGCACGGACGGAGGAGTACAACTTCATCTCCGTCAAGATTCCCGGCCGCGAGGACGACGTCTTCCTGTCCGACCTGCCCGATCACTACGGCCGAACCCTGATGGTGCCCAACCGCAAGGGCGGACCGCTCACGCTGAAGGTGCGCAACTCTGGGGCGTGGCAGCTCACCGTCCTGCCCCTGTCGGCGGCCCGGCCGCTGGACTTCGGAACCATCACGGGCAGCGGCCGGGAAGTCTTCGTCCGCACCGGCCCCGCGGCCGAGTTGAAGGTGCGGGCGGAGGACCCGCACAAGGGCTGGTTCCAGATGCACTACCACTGGGGTGACTCCCCCAGTGACCTGAGGCGCCCCGCCAAGCGGCTCGTGTACGAGTGGAACGGCCGCCGGGTCCGGGAGAAGGTCGCCCTGCCCAGCGGGCCCATCCTGGTCACCATCGACAAGAGCAGGCACCAGTGGGAACTCACCCTCGATCCGGCTGACCCGAGCGAGCCGGACCGAGGGGCGCGAAGGGTGTGGCGTCGCTAG
- a CDS encoding LLM class flavin-dependent oxidoreductase → MSGLQVGYLLPTRDQAVRGEHEPGRLVAQARRAERLGFDSVWAGDSPVTRPRADPLLLLAAVAEATERVALGTAVLLPALRHPILLAHQLSTLDRLSDGRLIAGMGGGFPNPNTRAQFTAVGVPFGSRISRLEESVDAMRLLWSGETVSYRGEHFAFSDVRIAPPPSRPGGPAVWLAGSGGPALRRVARLADGWLPYPPTTATYAEELRTVAAERRRIEEDSPPRGPVTPALYATLCLDRDPEKAAVRLRASVETYYDAPLEKVASVQALFAGTPRQALDRLAGYIAAGARHLVVRLATDDHEADLELFADHVLPVLREEHP, encoded by the coding sequence ATGTCAGGGCTGCAGGTCGGCTACTTACTGCCGACGCGCGACCAGGCGGTCCGGGGAGAACACGAGCCGGGGCGGCTCGTCGCGCAGGCGCGACGGGCGGAGCGGCTCGGGTTCGACTCGGTGTGGGCGGGGGACAGCCCCGTGACCAGGCCGCGGGCGGATCCGCTGCTGTTGCTGGCAGCCGTGGCCGAGGCCACCGAACGGGTCGCGCTCGGCACGGCGGTGCTGCTGCCCGCGCTGCGCCACCCGATCCTGCTCGCGCACCAACTCTCCACACTCGACCGGCTGTCCGACGGACGACTGATCGCCGGAATGGGCGGAGGCTTCCCGAACCCGAACACCCGGGCCCAGTTCACGGCGGTGGGCGTCCCGTTCGGCAGCCGGATCAGCCGCCTCGAGGAGTCCGTCGACGCCATGCGACTGCTCTGGTCGGGAGAGACGGTGTCGTACCGAGGAGAGCACTTCGCCTTCTCGGACGTACGGATCGCGCCCCCGCCGTCCAGGCCCGGCGGCCCGGCCGTCTGGCTCGCCGGAAGCGGCGGCCCGGCGTTGCGGCGCGTGGCCCGCCTAGCGGACGGCTGGCTGCCGTACCCGCCGACGACGGCGACGTACGCGGAGGAACTCCGCACGGTCGCGGCCGAACGCCGCCGCATCGAGGAGGACTCGCCGCCCCGAGGCCCCGTCACCCCCGCCCTGTACGCGACGCTCTGTCTGGACCGAGACCCGGAGAAGGCGGCCGTGCGGCTGAGGGCGAGCGTCGAGACCTACTATGACGCGCCGCTGGAGAAGGTCGCGTCGGTCCAGGCCCTGTTCGCCGGGACCCCCCGCCAGGCCCTCGACCGGCTCGCCGGGTACATCGCGGCCGGAGCCCGTCACCTGGTGGTCCGCCTGGCCACCGACGACCACGAGGCGGACCTGGAGCTGTTCGCCGACCACGTCCTGCCCGTTCTGCGCGAGGAGCACCCATGA
- a CDS encoding alpha/beta fold hydrolase, with protein MTTYVLVHGAWHGPWAWDRVVPLLHASGARTLTPDLGAPGDHGLHDDACTVATALDTVPEGEELILVGHSYAGLVVREAADLRPGAVDHLVLVDGWAGPDGASMFGLAPDAFVTAIRAAAATSGDGQRIPAPPPAAFGVVDADDTAWLAGRLVPQALRTFTEATRLNGAVDRVPGTAIHCRPATYPFDRFASALGYRTLALDGPHDVMLTDPEPLARLLLDMPGRPVRFENRKGEV; from the coding sequence ATGACCACGTACGTACTCGTCCACGGCGCCTGGCACGGACCCTGGGCCTGGGACCGGGTCGTGCCCCTGCTGCACGCCTCCGGGGCCCGTACGCTCACCCCCGACCTCGGCGCGCCCGGCGACCACGGACTCCACGACGACGCCTGTACGGTCGCCACCGCCCTGGACACCGTCCCGGAAGGGGAGGAGCTCATCCTTGTCGGCCACAGTTATGCCGGCCTCGTCGTCCGGGAGGCGGCGGACCTGCGGCCCGGCGCCGTCGACCACCTCGTCCTCGTGGACGGCTGGGCCGGACCCGACGGGGCGAGCATGTTCGGACTGGCGCCCGATGCCTTCGTCACCGCGATCCGCGCGGCAGCGGCGACATCCGGGGACGGGCAACGGATCCCGGCCCCGCCGCCGGCCGCCTTCGGCGTCGTCGACGCCGACGACACGGCCTGGCTCGCCGGCCGCCTCGTCCCGCAGGCGCTGCGCACGTTCACCGAGGCGACGCGGCTGAACGGCGCCGTCGACCGGGTCCCCGGCACGGCCATCCACTGCCGGCCCGCGACCTACCCGTTCGACCGCTTCGCCTCCGCCCTCGGTTATCGGACGCTCGCGCTCGACGGCCCGCACGACGTGATGCTGACCGATCCCGAGCCGCTCGCCAGGCTGCTCCTTGACATGCCAGGACGTCCGGTGCGCTTCGAGAACCGGAAGGGCGAAGTCTAG
- a CDS encoding helix-turn-helix domain-containing protein: MEQRTYNQYCATARTLDLVGERWTLLLIRELLTGPKRFGDLQASLRGLGTGLLASRLKHLEREGLARKVTLPPPARTPAYALTEAGEELGPAVLALARWGLTWAMGERRAGETFHAGWTVLGLRACFAPEAAVGLRAVYEFHVGDEVLHARVDDGTVETIHGPAQYPDATITITEEAFAAVTARRLTLSGAIEAGAAAAKGDEEALRRLPGLFRLPAPRSRETD; encoded by the coding sequence GTGGAGCAGCGAACGTACAACCAATACTGCGCGACCGCGCGGACCCTCGACCTGGTCGGCGAGCGCTGGACCCTGCTGCTCATCCGCGAACTGCTCACCGGCCCCAAGCGGTTCGGCGATCTCCAGGCCAGTCTGCGGGGACTCGGCACCGGACTGCTCGCATCCCGGCTGAAGCACCTGGAACGCGAGGGGCTCGCCCGCAAGGTCACGCTGCCGCCGCCCGCCCGCACCCCCGCCTACGCGCTCACCGAGGCGGGCGAGGAACTCGGCCCCGCCGTCCTGGCGTTGGCCCGGTGGGGCCTGACGTGGGCCATGGGTGAGCGCCGCGCGGGCGAGACCTTCCACGCCGGCTGGACCGTGCTGGGTCTGAGGGCCTGCTTCGCACCGGAGGCCGCCGTGGGGCTGCGCGCGGTGTACGAGTTCCACGTCGGCGACGAGGTCCTCCACGCCCGCGTCGACGACGGTACCGTCGAGACGATCCACGGACCGGCGCAGTACCCGGACGCGACGATCACCATCACGGAGGAGGCGTTCGCCGCCGTCACCGCCCGCAGGCTGACCTTGTCCGGCGCGATCGAGGCGGGCGCCGCGGCAGCGAAGGGCGACGAAGAGGCCCTGCGCAGACTGCCGGGCCTCTTCCGGCTGCCCGCCCCGCGTTCCCGCGAGACGGACTGA
- a CDS encoding DUF6624 domain-containing protein yields MHPNHPDLAAELLRRRELDQAPRLRQPMDAREMMAVDTGNTAFLKSVIEAHGWPGYRLVGEEASSAAWLIAQHADLDPAFQHQVLILLAAAVEAGDAAPDHLALLTDRCRLADGRPQVYGSQFARTPDGLQPRPIEDPDGVDDRRRSVGLQPIAEYAALLEATWAET; encoded by the coding sequence ATGCACCCCAACCACCCAGACCTCGCCGCCGAGTTACTACGCCGCCGCGAACTCGACCAGGCCCCACGCCTCCGACAGCCCATGGACGCGCGCGAGATGATGGCGGTGGACACCGGCAACACGGCCTTCCTGAAGAGCGTCATCGAGGCACACGGATGGCCCGGGTACCGCCTCGTCGGCGAGGAGGCCTCCTCCGCCGCCTGGCTCATCGCCCAGCATGCCGACCTGGATCCCGCCTTCCAGCACCAGGTGCTCATACTCCTTGCCGCGGCCGTGGAAGCGGGGGATGCCGCCCCGGATCATCTCGCCCTCCTGACCGACCGATGCCGCCTGGCAGACGGCCGCCCACAGGTCTACGGCAGCCAGTTCGCGCGGACACCCGACGGACTCCAGCCCCGGCCGATCGAAGACCCCGACGGAGTCGACGACCGCCGCCGGTCCGTGGGGCTTCAGCCGATCGCCGAGTACGCGGCCCTCCTGGAAGCAACGTGGGCCGAGACCTGA
- a CDS encoding class I SAM-dependent methyltransferase, with product MSARNTAEYWNPVYDDGRDWRQVCDAEISMFTRHAAPQPGQKALDIGCGTGQLARCLHSLGYDVTGVEISAAALLKARARSSTLGPRWIQHDIETGPPPGVTPASMDVVSFRLSFQFLDRKPELLGMARSLLRPGGLVYLVLPVLERETLAAGRRSSALPAAEITGLCQGWDVDRWELGWLDHLILRSP from the coding sequence GTGAGCGCCAGGAACACCGCCGAGTACTGGAACCCCGTCTACGACGACGGCCGCGACTGGCGGCAGGTCTGCGACGCCGAGATATCCATGTTCACCCGCCATGCCGCCCCTCAGCCTGGACAGAAAGCCCTGGACATCGGATGCGGCACCGGCCAGTTGGCCCGCTGCCTGCACTCCCTGGGTTACGACGTGACCGGCGTAGAGATCTCCGCCGCAGCTCTCCTCAAGGCCCGCGCCCGCTCCTCCACCCTCGGCCCCCGCTGGATCCAGCACGACATCGAGACCGGGCCGCCTCCAGGCGTCACGCCGGCGAGCATGGACGTCGTCTCGTTCCGGCTCTCCTTCCAGTTCCTCGACCGCAAACCAGAGCTGCTCGGCATGGCCCGCAGCCTGCTGCGGCCCGGCGGCCTGGTCTACCTCGTCCTCCCCGTCCTGGAACGCGAGACCCTCGCCGCCGGTCGCCGCTCCAGCGCCCTCCCGGCCGCCGAGATCACCGGCCTCTGCCAGGGCTGGGACGTCGACCGGTGGGAACTCGGCTGGCTCGACCACCTCATCCTCCGGTCCCCGTGA
- a CDS encoding Imm21 family immunity protein, which translates to MDASHDADRCDRAGLVWVRSMGGPLIVIPGSSVNDWGGCAEDSSVLGSTDGRDDYDRACEVENWAGVIAVAAGAATALVLADEPAKTCFLPEKLLFVRWLAADSEAELFAAAEAILTDPDTAWEDAGLWVTDGPAVLMDSAEAGADLGVAYPDGGQPDQAPMELPAGQWRVRAVHQTGEFPWVGVVQLVAEDVHP; encoded by the coding sequence GTGGATGCTTCTCACGACGCCGATCGCTGTGACCGTGCTGGGCTGGTGTGGGTACGGTCGATGGGCGGCCCCTTGATCGTCATTCCGGGGTCCTCTGTGAACGACTGGGGTGGATGCGCGGAGGACAGTTCCGTCCTTGGCAGTACCGATGGCCGTGATGACTATGACCGCGCCTGTGAGGTGGAGAACTGGGCCGGTGTGATCGCTGTGGCCGCGGGCGCCGCCACCGCGCTTGTTCTGGCCGACGAACCTGCAAAGACGTGCTTCCTGCCAGAGAAGCTGCTGTTCGTGCGGTGGCTGGCTGCGGACTCCGAGGCCGAATTGTTCGCGGCCGCCGAGGCGATCCTGACCGATCCAGACACCGCGTGGGAGGACGCCGGGCTGTGGGTCACCGATGGCCCAGCGGTGTTGATGGATTCGGCCGAAGCTGGCGCCGATCTGGGAGTGGCGTATCCCGATGGGGGCCAGCCGGACCAGGCTCCAATGGAGCTCCCGGCAGGTCAGTGGAGGGTACGTGCGGTCCATCAGACGGGCGAGTTCCCGTGGGTGGGTGTGGTGCAGCTCGTTGCCGAGGACGTCCACCCCTGA